The sequence below is a genomic window from Sorangiineae bacterium MSr12523.
ACCCGCGCCGGCAGGAGAACGTGCCCGATCTCGAGACGGACCGGCCGCCCGTCGGAGCGAACGTCGGCGCGCGCCCGGGCCTCGTACACGAGTGGAACGCCGCCGTCGTCGACGCCGGGCATTTGCTCGACCGCGTTCTTCCCGCCCGAAACGGCCGCGGATAGGATCTCCTGCTCGCGCCCTTCGACCACGGTTCGCCGGCGCTCCGCATCGGACTTGCGCCGCGTGACCAGGCGATCGTCCTCGAGAAGGGGGGGCGTCGCATGGTGCGCTGGACGCGCCGTCGAAAGACGCACGTGCACGTCGTTCCAATCTTCACCGGTGCGCTGCCACACCGTGGCCCACGTGAGGAGCTCCAGTTCATCGGCCGCCCCTTCTTCGCGTCCCTTGCCCGCACGCGCCACGTGCTCCGGGCGCCACAGCGCGCCCGGCGTGCGGTACACGATTTCGAAGCGAGCTTCGCCGGGCTCGTCGATGCGAATACGCACTTCCACCAGGGCTTCTTGCCGCACGTGGCGCAGATTGCCCTCGCGCAGGCGCGCTTCGGCATGCGCCACCTCGTCCTCCGCCTGCACGCGTTGCACGCGGGCTGCATCGGCCGCGTCGAGCACTTCCCCTTCCGCACGCGTCAGCGCTTGGTAGGCACCGCGCCACGGAGAGCCGTTGCCGTTCGAGCTCCGTAGGCCGCGCGGCACCGTCGAGAGCCCCGACGTCCATCGGCCGAGCAACTCGCGCACGCCCTCGCCGCGAAGGCGCGCCCGCTCGGTGGCATCGTTCGCCTCCTGCAGGCGATGCTCCGCGCGCCGCAATTGCGCCTCGCGCTCGTCCAGCTCCTCGCGGCCCAGGGTTTCCTCGTGGTGTACGCGGCGCTTGATGCGCGCACCGAGCACCTGCCCCTTGCCG
It includes:
- a CDS encoding DUF4139 domain-containing protein — protein: MNEGALAWPRAIHPTTAREVTFFEDRAEVLRTADVVLEEGERWLVFSGVTPFIDERSVRVRLVSGKGQVLGARIKRRVHHEETLGREELDEREAQLRRAEHRLQEANDATERARLRGEGVRELLGRWTSGLSTVPRGLRSSNGNGSPWRGAYQALTRAEGEVLDAADAARVQRVQAEDEVAHAEARLREGNLRHVRQEALVEVRIRIDEPGEARFEIVYRTPGALWRPEHVARAGKGREEGAADELELLTWATVWQRTGEDWNDVHVRLSTARPAHHATPPLLEDDRLVTRRKSDAERRRTVVEGREQEILSAAVSGGKNAVEQMPGVDDGGVPLVYEARARADVRSDGRPVRLEIGHVLLPARVERVVYPELARVAHIRATATLTDGGPLLAGPVHVHHAGTAAGRVRTRFVAQGDPFELGLGTDDSIRVRRDVEKEDETSSILGTQRRKRTVTVWLSNLSHEPKRLRITERVPVSEIEGVDIDVPAQHTWNIDARDGFATCDIDLAGDETRKIVLVYELRATSKMVLPDL